The following are encoded in a window of Brevibacillus ruminantium genomic DNA:
- a CDS encoding sigma-54 interaction domain-containing protein, with the protein MTIQQVWNRSFAISPPSRWKETVRMMEQEVLFVLEEEDLFVSEDQEQRCPGLLGAVRKTAPDRLVPVGVATPDEIEGREAEWGQYEIWVFHSSDGVIEGWLPTESLYRHFYRMYKEQQAYYALELETVFNTSYDMFYISDGNGITQRVSPSAERIYGYKPEELVGRSIYELEQTGVFRPSITRLVLERKEKVQVVQTTGLGGRLMVVGTPIKDEQGKVIRVVNFCRDISEERRLQSELEDARELLEGYKQELRKLSEMTVREGGFICKSEPMKQVVHLAGKLAEVDSTVLILGESGVGKEVVASFIHHNSHRRDKPYIKLNCSAIPEHLLESELFGYEKGAFTGATKEGKPGLFELANEGTLFLDEIGELPLTLQVKLLRVLQEHELVRIGGTKPVKIDVRIIAATNRNLQEETRQGRFREDLYYRLNVVPMHIPPLRERTDDILPLVLFFRDSYNKKYKKEKSFSQEALDCLLLYRWPGNVRELQNIVERLIVITDQDVIEAYHLPEMLSHAQHAATKVSVSDILPLKTAVELLERQLLTMARDKYGTTTKMAEVLGVDQSTISRKLSRIKPASSFGESR; encoded by the coding sequence ATGACAATCCAGCAAGTATGGAACCGTTCTTTTGCAATCAGCCCCCCATCACGGTGGAAAGAGACCGTGCGCATGATGGAGCAGGAGGTGCTGTTTGTCTTGGAAGAGGAAGATCTGTTTGTCTCGGAAGATCAAGAGCAGCGCTGCCCTGGTCTGTTGGGCGCCGTCAGGAAAACCGCCCCTGATCGGCTGGTTCCTGTCGGTGTAGCCACGCCTGATGAGATTGAAGGTCGTGAGGCGGAGTGGGGGCAATACGAGATCTGGGTCTTTCACAGCTCAGACGGGGTCATCGAGGGGTGGCTGCCGACCGAGTCGCTCTACCGCCATTTTTACCGGATGTACAAAGAACAGCAGGCGTATTATGCACTGGAGCTGGAAACGGTGTTTAACACCAGCTACGACATGTTTTACATCTCCGACGGAAACGGAATCACCCAACGCGTCAGTCCATCTGCGGAAAGAATCTACGGATACAAGCCGGAGGAACTGGTGGGCCGAAGCATTTACGAGCTGGAGCAGACGGGGGTGTTCCGCCCCTCCATCACCCGGCTGGTCCTGGAGCGGAAAGAGAAGGTGCAGGTCGTACAAACCACAGGGCTGGGCGGCAGATTGATGGTAGTAGGAACGCCGATCAAAGACGAGCAAGGCAAGGTCATCCGGGTGGTGAACTTCTGCCGGGACATCTCAGAAGAGAGGCGACTGCAAAGTGAATTGGAAGATGCCCGCGAACTGCTGGAAGGGTACAAGCAAGAGCTGCGCAAGCTGAGTGAGATGACAGTGCGCGAAGGCGGTTTCATCTGTAAAAGTGAACCGATGAAGCAGGTCGTTCATCTGGCAGGGAAGCTGGCGGAGGTGGACTCGACGGTACTCATCCTCGGCGAGTCAGGTGTGGGAAAAGAGGTGGTGGCCTCGTTCATCCATCACAACAGTCATCGGCGGGACAAGCCGTATATCAAGCTGAACTGTTCCGCCATTCCGGAGCATTTGCTGGAATCCGAGCTGTTTGGCTATGAGAAGGGCGCTTTTACCGGAGCGACCAAAGAGGGGAAGCCGGGGCTGTTTGAGCTGGCCAATGAGGGAACCCTGTTTCTCGACGAAATTGGCGAGCTGCCCCTGACCTTGCAAGTCAAGCTGCTGCGCGTCCTGCAGGAGCATGAACTGGTGAGGATTGGCGGGACCAAACCGGTCAAAATCGATGTGCGGATTATCGCGGCGACTAATCGCAATCTGCAGGAGGAAACCAGGCAGGGGCGTTTTCGCGAGGATTTGTACTATCGCTTGAATGTCGTGCCGATGCATATCCCTCCGCTGAGGGAGCGTACCGATGATATTCTTCCCCTCGTTCTTTTTTTCCGGGACAGCTACAACAAAAAGTACAAAAAAGAGAAAAGCTTCTCACAGGAAGCCCTTGATTGCTTGTTGCTTTACCGATGGCCGGGCAATGTGCGAGAGCTGCAAAATATCGTCGAGCGTCTGATCGTCATTACCGATCAGGATGTGATTGAAGCCTATCATTTGCCGGAGATGCTGAGTCACGCCCAGCATGCTGCCACAAAAGTAAGCGTCTCGGACATTCTGCCGCTAAAGACGGCAGTAGAGCTGTTGGAAAGGCAGCTGCTGACCATGGCCCGGGACAAATATGGTACCACGACCAAAATGGCCGAGGTGCTGGGTGTCGATCAATCCACGATCAGCCGCAAGCTGAGCAGAATCAAGCCTGCTTCATCATTTGGCGAATCACGGTGA
- a CDS encoding response regulator → MKPIRILVAEDEPIIREGLRILLSADPDLEVIATASNGQEAVQHAVSLTPDIVLMDIHMPVLDGISAVREIKQHAPSLKIIMLTGFQDEQNVVEALITGASGYLVKDLETTQLIAAIKQCHENQLILPGSITSALASRLALVPAADAFERDWSNGLFSPREREVASWLSTGADNQQISHALFLSMGTVKNYVSGIYKKLGRETREEAVTVIRQMMKQA, encoded by the coding sequence TTGAAGCCCATTCGTATACTTGTCGCTGAAGATGAGCCCATTATCCGCGAAGGATTGCGTATCCTCCTGTCGGCTGACCCCGATCTGGAGGTCATTGCCACCGCCTCAAACGGCCAGGAAGCCGTTCAGCATGCTGTGTCCTTGACTCCCGATATCGTGCTGATGGACATCCATATGCCGGTGCTGGACGGCATTTCTGCCGTGCGGGAAATCAAACAGCACGCACCGTCGCTGAAGATCATCATGCTGACCGGTTTTCAGGATGAACAAAATGTCGTGGAGGCGCTGATCACCGGTGCTTCCGGTTATCTGGTCAAGGATTTGGAGACAACCCAGCTGATCGCCGCCATCAAGCAATGCCACGAAAATCAGTTGATCCTGCCGGGTTCCATCACCTCTGCCCTTGCGTCCCGCCTCGCGCTGGTACCAGCTGCCGACGCGTTTGAACGCGACTGGTCAAACGGCCTTTTTTCGCCCAGGGAAAGGGAGGTCGCTTCCTGGCTCTCAACCGGAGCCGACAATCAGCAGATTTCACACGCTTTGTTTCTCTCCATGGGAACCGTGAAAAACTACGTGAGCGGCATTTACAAAAAGCTGGGCCGAGAAACTCGCGAAGAGGCGGTCACCGTGATTCGCCAAATGATGAAGCAGGCTTGA
- a CDS encoding sensor histidine kinase, which translates to MDRKSGLLLDTVTTIFLAVALLLLIINNPEGSVWLFGSAVLFLFLSILRLFIWNIPLDSKRGLLFIGIQFGLGFLMNTMDNSFVSQIFLFVLLGEAAFVHSAAFSLSFSLACVLSFGLSRWIYQGFPPFSEIAYIIPRSLEYFAIALLSHFAKRMLEQRQQLALANERLQQAARKLEENILLQERTRVSRELHDTVGHTLTTALIGLRAGLFTLQRDQEGAQKILRTVEDHLEKGLMEARKAVHLFAERQTFLQFIPSLQALLNETSKQTGIVIHSAISPDLPQLDPKLEMILYRALQEGLTNGIRHGKCASVQFSLARVEDAIVFQLQDDGQGVKGPLVFGFGLRTMRDRVTEAGGVLIVETAPAGGMVLHISIPTTTAKEVNYA; encoded by the coding sequence GTGGACCGTAAATCAGGACTCTTACTAGACACGGTCACGACCATCTTCCTGGCAGTTGCACTGCTCCTGCTTATCATCAACAATCCTGAAGGAAGCGTGTGGTTATTTGGATCGGCTGTACTCTTTCTTTTCCTTTCCATTCTGCGACTCTTCATCTGGAACATTCCCCTCGATAGCAAGCGCGGCCTGCTTTTTATCGGCATCCAGTTTGGACTCGGCTTTCTGATGAATACGATGGACAACTCGTTTGTCTCGCAAATCTTTCTGTTTGTATTGCTGGGAGAAGCCGCTTTTGTCCACTCGGCAGCCTTCAGTTTGAGCTTTTCTCTCGCGTGCGTCCTCTCTTTTGGTTTGAGCCGCTGGATCTATCAGGGCTTCCCTCCTTTCTCAGAGATTGCCTACATCATCCCCCGTTCGCTGGAGTATTTCGCCATCGCTTTATTGAGTCACTTTGCCAAGCGAATGCTGGAGCAAAGGCAACAACTGGCTCTGGCCAATGAGCGACTGCAACAGGCTGCCCGCAAGCTGGAAGAAAATATTTTGCTCCAGGAGCGAACACGCGTGTCCCGTGAGCTTCACGATACGGTCGGTCACACGCTGACGACGGCTTTGATCGGCCTTCGCGCGGGTCTCTTCACCCTGCAGCGCGATCAGGAGGGTGCCCAGAAAATACTGAGAACCGTCGAAGATCATTTGGAAAAAGGGCTGATGGAAGCGCGCAAGGCTGTCCATCTGTTTGCGGAGCGGCAAACCTTTTTGCAATTTATCCCCAGCTTGCAGGCTTTGTTGAACGAGACGAGCAAACAGACCGGGATTGTCATCCATTCTGCCATTTCCCCTGACCTGCCTCAGCTCGACCCGAAGCTGGAAATGATCCTGTATCGGGCGTTGCAGGAAGGCTTGACCAACGGCATCCGTCATGGAAAATGCGCATCTGTTCAGTTTTCGCTTGCAAGAGTGGAGGACGCGATTGTCTTTCAACTCCAAGATGATGGACAAGGGGTAAAGGGACCGCTCGTCTTTGGTTTCGGTTTGCGCACGATGCGCGATCGGGTCACGGAAGCCGGGGGAGTACTAATAGTAGAAACGGCCCCCGCTGGCGGAATGGTCCTGCACATCTCCATCCCCACAACAACTGCAAAAGAGGTGAACTACGCTTGA
- a CDS encoding NAD(P)-dependent oxidoreductase produces MKGESNMTANTAKTIGFVGIGVMGKSMAGHLMKAGHQVLVYNRTKQKAEDLVAQGAVWKDQVAELAAEADVIITMVGYPKDVEEVYLGEKGIIPHAKPGSYLIDMTTSKPSLAIKIYEEAKKRSLYSLDAPVSGGDVGAREARLTIMVGGDSEVFAAMEPIFALMGTNVILQGGPGAGHHTKMSNQIAIASNMIGVCEAIAYAKKAGLDPTNVLKSIEAGAAGSWSLSNLAPRMIAGNFAPGFYVKHIIKDISIALEAAKEMGLATPGLELSLSLYQELAAQGMEENGTQALIKWYDKHFGETV; encoded by the coding sequence GTGAAAGGAGAAAGCAACATGACAGCAAATACAGCAAAAACAATCGGATTTGTAGGAATCGGCGTGATGGGCAAGAGCATGGCTGGCCATCTGATGAAAGCGGGTCACCAGGTACTGGTGTACAACCGGACAAAGCAAAAAGCAGAAGATCTCGTCGCCCAAGGCGCGGTGTGGAAGGACCAGGTTGCGGAGCTGGCGGCTGAAGCAGACGTCATCATCACGATGGTTGGCTATCCGAAAGACGTAGAAGAAGTCTACCTGGGTGAAAAAGGGATCATCCCTCATGCCAAACCAGGCAGCTATTTGATTGATATGACCACGTCCAAGCCGTCTTTGGCGATTAAAATCTATGAAGAAGCAAAAAAACGCTCACTCTATTCGCTGGATGCCCCTGTATCGGGCGGCGATGTGGGTGCTCGTGAAGCCCGCCTGACGATTATGGTTGGCGGTGATTCGGAAGTGTTTGCAGCAATGGAGCCGATCTTTGCACTCATGGGAACCAACGTGATTCTGCAGGGGGGACCTGGTGCGGGACATCATACCAAAATGTCCAACCAGATCGCCATTGCTTCCAATATGATCGGTGTTTGTGAAGCGATTGCCTATGCCAAAAAAGCGGGTCTCGATCCGACCAACGTCCTGAAAAGCATCGAGGCGGGAGCGGCGGGAAGCTGGTCGCTGAGCAATCTGGCGCCGCGCATGATCGCAGGCAACTTCGCCCCCGGCTTCTACGTCAAACACATCATCAAAGACATCTCGATTGCGCTGGAAGCAGCAAAAGAGATGGGACTGGCTACACCGGGCCTGGAGCTGTCTCTCTCGCTGTATCAAGAGCTGGCTGCCCAGGGCATGGAGGAAAACGGCACGCAAGCGCTGATCAAATGGTACGACAAGCATTTTGGGGAAACCGTGTAA
- a CDS encoding TetR/AcrR family transcriptional regulator yields MAKKFSEEEKTIIRGKLMEQAHHCFSTLGLKKTSVVDLTRAAGIAQGSFYLFFDSKEELYLEILQQEEAEIHRQLLERYWSTEKLIRESFRQFLRESFTIMETNPLLRQLHEEETMNTLLRKWPKEKLEELFESDARSFAPLIRHMQESGVISREHDPEVIVSLIRSVVLLTLHKKQIGDEIFAPTIDLLVELIASGLIRSGDDAR; encoded by the coding sequence ATGGCGAAAAAATTCTCTGAAGAGGAAAAAACGATCATTCGCGGCAAGCTGATGGAACAAGCGCACCACTGCTTTTCCACCCTGGGGCTGAAGAAGACGAGCGTCGTTGATTTGACTCGGGCAGCGGGAATCGCACAGGGTTCTTTTTACCTCTTTTTCGATTCAAAGGAAGAGCTTTATTTGGAAATCCTGCAGCAGGAGGAAGCAGAAATTCATCGGCAATTGCTCGAGCGGTACTGGTCCACGGAGAAGCTGATCAGGGAGAGCTTTCGCCAATTTTTGCGCGAGTCGTTCACGATTATGGAGACGAACCCGTTGCTGCGCCAGTTGCATGAGGAAGAGACGATGAATACGTTGCTGCGAAAATGGCCCAAGGAAAAGCTGGAGGAGCTGTTTGAAAGCGACGCCCGATCGTTTGCACCGCTGATCAGACACATGCAGGAAAGTGGAGTCATCTCCCGGGAGCATGATCCGGAGGTGATTGTCAGTCTGATCCGCTCCGTTGTTTTGCTGACTCTGCACAAAAAGCAGATCGGGGATGAAATTTTCGCACCGACCATTGATTTGCTTGTGGAACTGATTGCTTCCGGTTTGATCCGGTCGGGGGATGATGCGCGATGA